ATAGGGCATCTCATCGAGGGTCTTCTTTATCACCTCTATCGCCCTCCCCGCATCTTCCTTGTAAGCTATGCCGACGGTTATGTCCACTCGCCTCGCTGGATATTTCTGGAGGTTCTTTATGTCGCTGTTGAAGAGCTTCTCGTTTGGAATCCTGACGAGGAGACCGTCCCATGTCCTTATCCTCGTTGAGAGAATCCTTATGTCGTGGACAACGCCCGAATAACCGGCAACTTCAACGGGGTCGCCTATCTTAAGCGGCTTGTCGAAGTACATGAATATGCCCGAGATGAAGTTGGCAACTACCGTCTGGGATGCAAAACCGAGGACGATACCCGTTATCCCCGCCGCCGCCACTATCGTCGAGAGCCTCCCGCTCAGCCCGGCTATGTTAAGGGCTATGAAGAACGCCAGCGTGACGAAGGTATAGTAGTAGAGCTTCGCCTTGAGCTGAACTTCCGGAAGTTTCTGCTTTGAAGAACGCATTATGATGTAGTCTTTTGACTTTTTGGCAAGGACGTAGGAGAAGTAGAACACAAGGAAGGCAGCGAGGATATTGCTCAGGCTGGTGCCAGCCACGGTAATTGAGAGGACCCCAAGAGCGTCGAGAGAGTAAACAAGAGCAACGACCACCACCATGTTGTGAAGCGTTGATGCAGTATCCTCGTTGATTATCCAGACGTATTTTGTGGTTCTGGCAAGACTGAGCAAATACTTCCTGAGAACTTTCGCTATTACAAGGCCCACCACGAGGATTAAAACCGCCTTTACAACGGCGCCTGTGGTTAAGGTGAAGAGAAGCTTTTTCCCCAGAACGCCCTGATTCCAGAGGGAGGTAGTGTTCGCAGCCCCCATGCTACCACCTCATCAGGAAGTTAGGTAGCGAAAGGCCTTTTCCAACTGCGTTCAGGCCCTCTTTTGGCGGCCTTCCCGTGTTGTTTACCTCCGGGCTGTGGTTCTTGAGCGTGACAAGAAGTAAGGGATAGTAGGCTTTTGTGTTCTCGTAGTACATTGAAGTCCCCTTTATTGGGACGACAACCCTCTCAAGTGGCTTCCACTCGGAAGAGGGGTTGGAGACTATGAGCTTCGCCACCCCTATGGATTCTGGTTCCTCGGTGTAGAAGGGACTAACCTGATAGCGGCAGATTACACCGGCCTCTATGGCACCGTAGAGGGCGTACTTCTCCTTCCCGAGAATGAAGTGATCGATTGTTAGATCGCCGATTTTAACGTCAACCTCTATGGGAGCCTCAACGAACCCAGCTACAGCGTCTTTTGGGGGTATTACAAGGGGGTCCCTGAACTTTATCATGAGAAGCTTTACCCCGTAGCCCAAGGCCGGGGCAGGGAGAACTTTCAGTTTTTCTCCGTTGTTCTTTATAATGACCTCAAAATCGTCACGCCTATATCTGACTATCCCCCCCTTATCCTCGAGAAGGTGGATTTTTTTATCGGCTATTTTGATGAACTGAGTCCTGAGTTCGTGCTCTCCAAACATGGAAGAAAATGGGAAGGAAAGGATATAAGCTTTAGCTCGCCGGGGCGAGCTCCACATCCTTCACTGTGATGTGGAAGTACATTGCCCCCTCTGGCATCGCCAATGAAGCTTCGATCTCCACAGGAATTGGAAGCTCTGGAACAACCGCGGTCTTTCCGTTGGCGGTTACATAACCCTGCATGAGGCCGCTCCACTGAATTACATACTCGTCGAATGTCATCCCAGCAAAACTCACGCTCCCGTCTTTCTGGACTGTGTAGCCTTCCCCGTTCGAGGAGAGGTCTGCAACGTATACGACATCGCCGTAGATTCCGCCCGCGAAGCCGTTGTAAACGTCCCATATCTGGTCAAAGAGGCTGTTAGTTATCTCCATACCGCAGTTCATGTCCCCTGATATCCCGCTCTCACCGTAGGTGTAGCCGCAGTTTGGCCCCTGTACGGTGTATTTTTCAAAGCTGGATCCACTCTCAATCAGCTCGAAGACGGAGGGAATCCAGAGAACCCAGCCCGTGTACTCATCTATGTTTGAGGTATAGACCTCGAAGCGGTATGTTGAGCCGTCGTCCATATGGACTATAGCGTAGGCAACGTAGCCATCATCGGTCTCGTTGTAGCCGCGCTCCATCGTGTAGTGCACTTCCCAGTTCTGTGTCTTGTAGGTGATGTCGTAGGCCACACTTTTCAGTAGGTACTGGTTGCCATGGATTTCTATTGGTTCCGAGGCGTCCCAGGCTCTCTGCCAGTTTTGAGAACTTTCTGAGGGAGCTGAAGTTTCCGTCTGGGTCTCACTAGCTGTTTCAGTACTCGTGCCTTCCGAGGTGGGCTTCTCGATGCTCACGCTTATTCCACCGAACTCCTTTGAGAGCTTCAGACCTTCAATTTTTATCTTTGAGTATGCCTTTGCCCCCGAGCTCAGGTCAACGAACGTCCCCTCGGTCTCAACGGGGATTGGAAGAGCGGGCGATATCTCTGCCCTTCCTTGGAGAGTAACCCCTCCGAAAGAGTAGCTCCATTCAACGTTGCTGACCCCGAAGTCATTACCATCAAAGGTAACCGTCCCGTCCGGGTCTATCCTGTAATGGTACGCAAAGGGTGGGAAGCTGTAATCGTACTCCTCTGCCTTCATCAGGTCGCGATCCTCCAGACCGCTCCAGACCCCTGAGCTTAACATCGAAAGCCAGAAGGTGTAGAGGTAGCTCCCCATGTCCCCAAGGACTTCGTTCAGGTCACCTTCGGTGTATGGAAGTTCGCTATACTGTCCTATAGCTCCTGGGTTGCTCCAGTAGAAGTAAGAATTTCCGGATTTTGCCTCAGCCACAACGGCGCTTCCCGTTGTGAGGACTCCGAAGTTTGGTACTGGCTCCAAGAAGTATTTGTCGCTGTCCTCGCTTCTCTCCCTGACCATTACTATGTACTCAAAGGGCGTTCCGTTTCCAGTTACGGGGATTATCTTCCCGTAGTAGGCGAACAGGTTAAACTCACCCAGGTCTTTCTTTTCGCCGTTCTCCTCGGCGTAAACGTGGGCCTTCACGTAGCCACGCTTTTTGATAATGTTGAATGTCTTTTCGCCGTCAGAAGTCTTGAGAGTGAAGGTGTACTCAACTTCTGTAATATAGTACGAGCCCCCATTCAGGCTAATGGGGTGGTAGGCGTCCCACGGGGTCTGCCAGGTTGCCGAGTAGGACTCGGAAGTACCCGTAGTTTCTTCCGAGGTTGATCCGGAAGAACCCCCGGAGATTTCTTCGTGCGAGGTGTAGGAAGGGCCTCCCTCATTATTTCCTCCACCAGTGCAGCCGCTCGCCAACACTAAACCAACCAGCAATAAAACAACCAGCGTAGTTGTCAGGGTTTTCATATATTTTCCCTCCAAGACCCGCAGAAAAGGAAAGCGGGCAATACATCATGATGCCTTGAGGTAATTTTGTCCCTCATTCTATTTAAGGGTTTTTCAAAACTCCAAATCTAGTTTGTAGTTATTCCGGGTATACTCCGAGAATATTATTTAATTTAGCGCTTTTCGACTTGAAATATATCAAAAATATTCCTGATCTCTACTCCAAGTCTCCCTGATACGTGGAGGGGGACGTCAAAAACGTGCTCCACCCTGGAGATTATCCCCACGTCGGCCGTTGCAACTATGCTAAAGGCCTTGAGCTCGAAGTCCGGGCTTTTTACGAGCCTCACGTCCCCACTCAGGCCGTATTTTTCTATGGCTTCCTCGGTAATTTTCCTGACGATTCCGCTCTTTGGGACGTTCTTGCCGTAGAAGAAGATCGCTTTGGAAACTTTCAGCCTGGAAAGTGATTCAACGACAATTTCAACCACTTCCCGCGTTCTTTCGTTCAGTCTGTACTTCCCCTGGTACTTCAAATCCCTCACCAGGCCGTCCTCGCAGAGTATCGCCTCGCCGTCGAGGACGGATTCGAGGGTTATGAGGACGTTGAAGCCGTCAACGGCTAAAACCTTTCCCTCAAGCTCTCCGGGCTTTAGAAGTTTCCTTCTTACCTCGGCGATCCATGCATCAGAAAAGACGCACCTCGCCAGAAGGTATCTATCTCTCAGTGAAAGCCTGTAGTGGTCTGCCACGAACTTCAGGGCGCTCTTCTTCGGATAGCCCCTGTTTAGGAGGTACCTGAGGTCCCGATAAGCGTCGGTGAGGGACATGGAGGAGAATAGGGCAGGGAGATTAAAAGCCTTTAGACGACTTTCTCGAATATCTCCCCGTCTGCCCCAGTGTGTATCCTGAGCCTGACCTTTCCGCTGAGGAGCGAGCTCTTGACTTTTTTGGTCAGTATCTCGTCCACCTGGAAGATTCCCGCAGGGTGCTTCATCCAGATCTCGATTAGTATTGGCTCTTCCTCATTTCCTTCCTTGATCTCAACCCTCTTGATGGCGAGAGCCGAAACGGCGTGGATGTCCACCTTGTCC
This sequence is a window from Thermococcus kodakarensis KOD1. Protein-coding genes within it:
- a CDS encoding mechanosensitive ion channel family protein, which translates into the protein MGAANTTSLWNQGVLGKKLLFTLTTGAVVKAVLILVVGLVIAKVLRKYLLSLARTTKYVWIINEDTASTLHNMVVVVALVYSLDALGVLSITVAGTSLSNILAAFLVFYFSYVLAKKSKDYIIMRSSKQKLPEVQLKAKLYYYTFVTLAFFIALNIAGLSGRLSTIVAAAGITGIVLGFASQTVVANFISGIFMYFDKPLKIGDPVEVAGYSGVVHDIRILSTRIRTWDGLLVRIPNEKLFNSDIKNLQKYPARRVDITVGIAYKEDAGRAIEVIKKTLDEMPYVLAEPEPMVFVDNLGDSSVNIAVKAWAPSEKWFDVRWQIVQKIKEALDREGIEIPFPQRVNWFAEELRVKVEKD
- a CDS encoding DUF432 domain-containing protein; translated protein: MFGEHELRTQFIKIADKKIHLLEDKGGIVRYRRDDFEVIIKNNGEKLKVLPAPALGYGVKLLMIKFRDPLVIPPKDAVAGFVEAPIEVDVKIGDLTIDHFILGKEKYALYGAIEAGVICRYQVSPFYTEEPESIGVAKLIVSNPSSEWKPLERVVVPIKGTSMYYENTKAYYPLLLVTLKNHSPEVNNTGRPPKEGLNAVGKGLSLPNFLMRW
- a CDS encoding DUF434 domain-containing protein, coding for MSLTDAYRDLRYLLNRGYPKKSALKFVADHYRLSLRDRYLLARCVFSDAWIAEVRRKLLKPGELEGKVLAVDGFNVLITLESVLDGEAILCEDGLVRDLKYQGKYRLNERTREVVEIVVESLSRLKVSKAIFFYGKNVPKSGIVRKITEEAIEKYGLSGDVRLVKSPDFELKAFSIVATADVGIISRVEHVFDVPLHVSGRLGVEIRNIFDIFQVEKR